A window of Marinobacter salarius contains these coding sequences:
- a CDS encoding MotA/TolQ/ExbB proton channel family protein: MDILTLVGLVAGVLIVVLAMLANASILTFFNLPGLAIVLGGTFAVTLIKFRLPSVMSAFRLAFAAAFQDRVERPAELIREVGILALVVRKEGILGLENHGTENEFLKKAINLCVDGHPPELVEEALAQETQQTAERYEVSERVFRGIGESAPAIGMLGTLVGLVQMLNTLDDPSSIGPAMAIALLTTLYGAFIAQLIALPLADKLQLKAEDEARNQLLITTSMRTIMRGENPRVMTELLSSFVTPEQRNGLAPEREA, translated from the coding sequence ATGGATATACTCACCCTTGTCGGGCTAGTGGCAGGCGTACTGATTGTCGTGCTCGCGATGCTGGCCAACGCGTCAATACTGACCTTTTTCAACCTTCCGGGGCTGGCGATTGTGCTGGGTGGCACGTTTGCCGTCACCCTCATCAAGTTTCGTCTGCCTTCGGTGATGAGTGCTTTCAGGCTGGCGTTTGCAGCGGCGTTTCAGGATCGCGTCGAACGGCCGGCGGAGTTGATCCGCGAAGTTGGCATACTGGCTCTTGTCGTTCGCAAGGAAGGTATCCTGGGCTTGGAGAACCACGGCACCGAAAACGAGTTTCTGAAAAAGGCCATCAATCTGTGCGTGGATGGCCACCCACCGGAGTTGGTTGAAGAAGCTCTGGCTCAGGAAACCCAGCAAACGGCCGAGCGCTACGAAGTCTCCGAAAGGGTATTTCGTGGTATCGGTGAATCCGCTCCGGCGATCGGTATGCTGGGCACACTGGTTGGCCTGGTGCAGATGCTCAACACCCTCGACGATCCGTCCTCCATTGGGCCGGCCATGGCGATCGCCCTGCTGACCACGCTCTATGGCGCCTTCATCGCCCAGTTGATCGCCCTGCCCCTGGCCGACAAGCTGCAGCTCAAGGCCGAAGATGAGGCACGTAACCAGTTACTGATTACCACATCAATGCGTACCATCATGCGCGGGGAGAATCCCCGGGTGATGACCGAACTGCTGTCGTCCTTTGT